A DNA window from Caretta caretta isolate rCarCar2 chromosome 7, rCarCar1.hap1, whole genome shotgun sequence contains the following coding sequences:
- the CCDC88B gene encoding coiled-coil domain-containing protein 88B isoform X2: MGQLGEVSNSPQAGGGERPTGSFQGVSLLPPTAGLLWVLVSWRPCRPPPLPSRSPPSDCGSSSLRSAENQSRGSLAGVGGSGRTCVQGPSLWDPHQPQRPKQRMDGDGRALESLGVFVSGPLVTWVRTLENLVPLGWMQDEPQSPSAPDRQARAREYFLHLVDGAFLTQVMGLIRDPTPWRARPPQSQQGDERLRLQTLHALLQQLRAFYQDDLQQLILMTPPNVQLLARDPLTEQGIEEMRKLLLLLLGAAVQCERKAEIIERIQGLDIETQTALASAIQEVTQDPGVVLSLQWGALAELHPLELTRVLQDLSSRLRGLVQERDASAERLWELQQERELSSPHGPLPPEGPWDNRQHLRVQLADARGQARRLRQELEEKAEELLDQHQELQELEAELRRLRQEHRAVAGEARLAGLYRDELDAMREKAARAERLQGELSALRERLPALERCRGKLEEERAFSQALLDSKAQLEGQLESARARAQHLSQFEKENLLLRSQLDQVEEEQERERQRLEELQQEKVLLEGELRQNLGVPQHLSWEEEQEPSEAPNDPAETPKSLSYEVTEVTSSRLLALERENQELRRRLQEALEAPGEPRSPGLEQKNKALSKEVQRLGAELETQRARSCQEREELSAALLGEKEQLERELRSLQEQRHCQESLQSQGDPGAWAQEQQEALAESGRRLCQVEEQASSLQEALRRLEATHAKALEGLTASQEARGRLEQELLRLRQELEQQRLEALLLGQLEAEAQALEKEREALRAELSQAERELVETRGNLEAERQRAGRQAEQAREAAEELRASERELGTLQRGLEQHKAALTQLEGERGALEAVLSQAERERRALDKETRRLRAQTQAQEEALAEQGRRAAQLEAQSRLQALELGGLRERVQRLRELEQESKGLREQLAAERKAAVALQEELLGEKVKGQEREADLVRLREQLERREEEQRLLEEQQGTQQSQYQSLEQRLESSFREMLALKEEKIGALRSRVEELLALNQHLGKELCQVKISPGAHPPEALGAVEQDQGDPEPTLGLRAELESDTLSKHLIEVERSNAALLAEKEALMGRLGQLESQLGALQGELLSLQGQSGGLREETGRLQAQCGALQVEQAALRSQKAALEARASELRERLAGLEAEVRAARQERDEWRGRHEGLVRNHDKLALLHERQGAELEGLLGKQAGLKGALRALEQEHRELQDRQSHLVAQQAGLEQRETALRGERERLEGAEREHRQLREQHARLQDEHARVQAVLAAAERAQEEQQGELRGLRGRLTGLQLEQARLEAEGTALREQNHQLEVALGRLGDQCELLAQLKGNQEEENRHLLQEIQKLSQENRTLLERSMESREQYHSEQRQHLDKLNELRREKQKLVEKIMDQYRVLEPALPKSKKSSNWIADKMKKLMKPRREPPREQQRPLAEGANSIENLPGLGQDGRAPDGDSSAPASPVPLRKASSMLSLPDTQRLNLRLNRRKLSSRVLVSESFGPGDATPRQRFRQRQRPLAFLGGSREEAAVSWEAQEGQRLPSAGSEERGLLQGKEKAPLSPQLSQ, from the exons atgggccAATTGGGAGAGGTCTCTAATTCCCctcaagctgggggtggggagagacctACCGGCAGCTTTCAGGGggtttccctcctcccacccacagcAGGTCTGCTGTGGGTGCTGGTTTCCTGGCGTCCGTGCaggccccccccactccccagccgcTCCCCACCCTCTGATTGCGGAAGTTCCTCTTTGCGCAGCGCAGAAAACCAGAGCAGGGggagcctggctggggtgggggggagcggacGCACCTGTGTGCAGGGGCCCTCTTTGTGGGACCCGCACCAACCACAGAGACCCAAGCAGAGGATGGATGGGGACGGGCGTGCCTTGGAGAGCCTGGGGGTCTTTGTCTCAGGTCCCCTTGTCACATGG GTGCGGACGCTGGAGAACctggtgcccctggggtggatgCAGGACGAACCCCAAAGCCCCAGTGCCCCAGACAGGCAGGCGAGGGCCCGGGAGTATTTCCTGCACCTGGTAGATGGAGCCTTCCTCACCCAAGTCATGGGGCTGAT CAGAGACCCGACCCCTTGGCGTGCCcggccaccccagagccagcagggTGACGAGAGGCTGCGACTCCAGACCCTGcatgccctgctgcagcagcttcgTGCTTTCTAccag GATGATCTGCAGCAGCTGATTCTAATGACTCCCCCTAATGTGCAGCTTCTCGCCAGAGACCCCCTGACAG AGCAGGGCATCGAGGAGATgcggaagctgctgctgctgctgctgggggctgccGTGCAG TGTGAGCGGAAGGCAGAGATCATTGAACGGATCCAGGGGCTGGACATTGAGACCCAGACTGCGCTGGCCAGTGCCATCCAGGAG GTGACACAGGACCCAGGGGTGGTGCTGAGCCTGCAGTGGGGGGCGCTGGCTGAGCTGCACCCCCTGGAGCTGACACGGGTCCTGCAGGATCTGTCCTCCCGGCTGCGGGGCCTGGTGCAGGAGCGGGATGCAAGTGCGGAG AGGCTGtgggagctgcagcaggagcGAGAGTTGTCGTCCCCCCATGGCCCGCTGCCCCCTGAGGGGCCCTGGGACAATCGCCAGCACCTCAGAGTGCAGCTGGCTGACGCCCGGGGCCAGGCTCGGCGCCTGCGGCAGGAACT GGAGGAGAAGGCCGAGGAGCTGCTGGATCAgcaccaggagctgcaggagctggaggcTGAGCTGAGGAGGCTGCGACAGGAG caccgGGCGGTGGCGGGGGAGGCGCGCCTGGCGGGCCTGTACCGGGATGAGCTGGATGCCATGCGGGAGAAGGCGGCCCGGGCTGAGCGCCTGCAGGGGGAGCTCTCGGCCCTGAGGGAGCGACTGCCTGCCTTGGAGCGGTGCCGGGGGAAGCTGGAg GAGGAGCGGGCCTTCTCCCAGGCCCTGCTGGACAGCAAGGCCcagctggaggggcagctggaATCTGCTCGCGCCCGAGCCCAGCACCTGTCCCAGTTCGAGAAGGAGAATCTACTGCTGCGGAGTCAATTAGATCAAGTTGAGGAG GAGCAGGAGCGGGAGCGTCAGcggctggaggagctgcagcaggagaaGGTGTTGCTGGAGGGGGAGCTGAGGCAGAATCTGGGGGTGCCCCAGCACCTGTCCTGGGAAGAGGAGCAGGAGCCCAGTGAGGCTCCCAATG ACCCTGCTGAGACTCCCAAGTCCCTGAGCTACGAGGTGACCGAGGTGACATCCAGCCGCCTACTAGCACTGGAGCGGGAGAACCAGGAGCTGCGCCGGAGGCTGCAGGAGGCACTAGAGGCCccgggagaacccaggagtccgggcctTGAGCAGAAGAATAAGGCCCTCAGCAAAGAG GTGCAgcggctgggggcagagctggaaacCCAGCGGGCCCGGAGCTGCCAGGAGCGGGAGGAGCTGAGTGCCGCCctgctgggggagaaggagcagctggagcgggagctgCGCAGCTTGCAGGAGCAGCGGCACTGCCAG gaGTCTCTGCAGAGCCAGGGGGACCCAGGCGCCTGggcccaggagcagcaggaggcactggcagaGAGTGGGCGCCGGCTGTGCCAGGTAGAGGAGCAGGCATCCAGCCTGCAGGAGGCATTGCGCCGGCTGGAGGCCACTCACGCCAAGGCCCTGGAGGGGCTGACGGCCTCCCAGGAGGCCCGGGGGCGCCTGGAGCAGGAGTTGCTGAGACTGCGGcaggagctggagcagcagcgCCTGGAGGCCCTGCTTCTGGGGCAGCTGGAGGCCGAGGCCCAGGCGCTGGAGAAGGAGCGGGAGGCGTTGCGGGCAGAGTTGAGCCAAGCCGAGCGGGAGCTGGTGGAGACCCGGGGCAATCTGGAGGCGGAGCGGCAGCGGGCTGGGCGCCAGGCTGAACAGGCGCGGGAGGCTGCGGAGGAGTTACGGGCGTCCGAGCGCGAGCTGGGCACCCTGCAGCGCGGGCTGGAGCAACACAAGGCGGCCCTGACCCAGCTGGAGGGCGAGCGAGGGGCGCTGGAGGCGGTGCTGAGCCAGGCCGAGAGAGAGCGCCGGGCACTGGACAAGGAGACCCGGCGTCTGCGGGCCCAGACCCAGGCCCAAGAGGAAGCACTGGCAGAACAGGGCCGCCGGGCCGCCCAGCTGGAGGCCCAGAGCCGGCTGCAGGCGCTGGAGTTGGGcgggctgagagagagagtgcagcGGCTGCGGGAGCTGGAGCAGGAGAGCAAGGGGCTGCGCGAGCAGCTGGCAGCTGAGCGCAAGGCCGCAGTCGCTCTGCAGGAG GAGCTGCTGGGCGAGAAGGTGAAGGGGCAGGAGCGGGAGGCTGACCTGGTGCGGCTgcgggagcagctggagcggagggaggaggagcagcgcctcctggaggagcagcagggcacCCAGCAGAG CCAATACCAGAGCCTGGAGCAGCGGCTGGAGTCGTCCTTCAGGGAGATGCTGGCTCTGAAGGAGGAGAAGATCGGCGCCCTCCGCAGCCGGGTGGAGGAACTGCTCGCCCTCAATCAGCACCTGGGGAAAGAGCTGTGCCAG GTGAAAATCAGCCCTGGGGCCCACCCACCCGAGGCTCTGGGGGCCGTGGAGCAGGACCAGGGGGACCCCGAGCCGACGCTGGGGCTTCGGGCTGAGTTGGAGAGTGACACCCTGAGCAAGCATCTCATCGAGGTGGAGCGCAGC AACGCGGCGCTGCTGGCAGAGAAAGAGGCTCTGATGGGGCGGCTGGGGCAGCTGGAGTCGCAGCTGGGTGCCCTGCAGGGGGAGCTGCTGAGCCTGCAGGGGCAGAGCGGAGGCCTGCGGGAGGAGACTGGGCGGCTGCAGGCCCAGTGTGGGGCCCTCCAG gtGGAGCAGGCAGCGCTGCGCTCCCAGAAGGCAGCCCTGGAGGCCCGGGCGTCGGAGCTGCGGGAGCGACTGGCAGGGCTGGAGGCTGAGGTGCGGGCGGCCCGGCAGGAGAGGGATGAGTGGCGCGGGCGCCACGAAGGGCTGGTGCGCAACCATGACAAGCTGGCGCTGCTGCACGAGCGCCAGGGTGCTGAGCTGGAGGGGCTGCTGGGCAAGCAGGCCGGCCTCAAGGGGGCCCTGCGGGCACTGGAGCAGGAGCACCGAGAGCTGCAGGACAG gcAGAGCCATCTGGTGGCACAGCAGGCCGGGCTGGAGCAGCGGGAGACAGCCCTGCGGGGGGAGCGGGAGCGGCTGGAGGGGGCTGAGCGGGAACACCGGCAGCTGCGGGAACAGCACGCCCGGCTGCAGGACGAACATGCACG GGTGCAGGCGGTGCTGGCAGCGGCCGAGCGAGCGCAGGAAGAGCAGCAAGGGGAGCTGCGGGGCCTGCGGGGCCGGCTGACGGGACTGCAGCTGGAGCAGGCGCGGCTGGAGGCTGAGGGCACCGCCCTGCGGGAGCAGAACCACCAGCTGGAGGTGGCGCTGGGCCGGCTCGGAGACCAGTGTGAG ctcctggcccagctGAAGGGGAACCAGGAGGAGGAGAACCGACACCTGCTGCAGGAGATCCAGAAACTGAGCCAGGAGAACCGCACCCTGCTGGAGCGCAGCATGGAGAGCCGGGAGCAGTATCACTCGGAGCAGCGCCAACACCT GGATAAGCTGAACGAGCTGCGCCGGGAGAAACAGAAGCTGGTGGAGAAGATAATGGACCAGTACCGAGTACTGGAGCCAGCGCTGCCCAAGAGCAA GAAGAGCAGCAACTGGATCGCGGACAAGATGAAGAAGCTGATGAAGCCGCGGCGCGAGCCCCCGCGGGAACAGCAGCGCCCCCTGGCTGAGGGGGCCAATAGCATTGAGAACCTGCCGGGACTTGGACAGGATGGACGCGCACCTGATGGGG ACTCCAGCGCCCCTGCTTCGCCTGTGCCCCTGCGCAAGGCCAGCAGCATGCTGAGCCTGCCCGACACCCAGAGGCTGAACCTGCGGCTAAATCGGCGCAAGCTGAGCTCCCGCGTCCTGGTCAGCGAGTCCTTCGGGCCTGGGGACGCCACCCCCCGGCAGCGCTTCCGCCAGCGCCAGCGCCCCCTTGCCTTCCTGGGGGGCTCCCGCGAGGAGGCCGCTGTCTCCTGGGAGGCCCAGGAGGGGCAGAGACTCCCCAGTGCTGGCAGTGAGGAGAGAG GGCTACtgcaagggaaggagaaggcacCGCTCTCGCCCCAGCTCAGTCAGTGA